The proteins below are encoded in one region of Silene latifolia isolate original U9 population chromosome 2, ASM4854445v1, whole genome shotgun sequence:
- the LOC141641413 gene encoding uncharacterized protein LOC141641413 — protein MDAFSVAVQKAVQMAKGGLNSRRIIVERIVEEVETRVKSSNCIKVRNNICSSWALCTNNSLQKGGRVWLLWDPATFEVDVLNITSQTIHSCVQDKITGSKLWFTVVYGFNQSFRRESLWATLKDYSGRSREAWAVGGDYYNVLQYQERIGSDVTSAEITHFQNCVTWCQLYDIPAIGSYFTWNNKQGVDTRVYSIIDRTLFDAEIRRSRAPFKYYNMWSMSPGFEEIVKESWNEYVEGTKMFRVVSKLKKLKGQLKKLNKNEFNDIENNSSITYMALTQIQENLRANPMDPELIDAERAFAQDIRSRRCRNKVIQIDDLNGVCQKDGYGINTAFVEYFINILGTSKDVIDVHAATVRRGKLITTEMHYVLLKPVTAEEIKQAMFSIPGTKALGPNGYSSQFFKDNWEITGGGVIDAVMDFFTAWQAIETSEQHSADINPKS, from the exons ATGGATGCCTTTAGTGTTGCAGTTCAGAAAGCAGTTCAGATGGCTAAGGGAGGTTTAAATAGTAGAAGGATTATAGTAGAAAGAATTGTTGAGGAAg TGGAGACTAGGGTTAAAAGTAGTAATTGCATAAAAGTAAGGAATAATATTTGTTCAAGTTGGGCTTTATGCACTAATAATAGCTTACAGAAAGGAGGTAGAGTATGGTTGTTATGGGATCCTGCAACTTTTGAAGTTGATGTGCTTAATATTACAAGTCAAACCATCCACTCTTGTGTTCAGGATAAAATCACTGGAAGTAAATTATGGTTCACTGTTGTTTATGGCTTCAATCAGAGTTTTAGAAGAGAGAGTCTTTGGGCTACTTTAAAAGATTATAGTGGAAGAAGTAGAGAGGCTTGGGCAGTAGGAGGTGATTATTATAATGTGCTCCAATACCAGGAAAGAATTGGCTCTGATGTAACTTCAGCTGAAATCACTCATTTTCAAAACTGTGTTACTTGGTGCCAATTATACGATATTCCTGCTATTGGATCTTACTTTActtggaataataaacaaggggTTGACACAAGAGTTTATAGCATAATTGATAGGACGTTG TTTGATGCAGAGATTAGAAGAAGTAGGGCTCCATTTAAATACTACAATATGTGGTCCATGAGCCCAGGGTTTGAGGAAATTGTCAAGGAAAGCTGGAATGAGTATGTTGAGGGCACTAAAATGTTCCGGGTGGTGTCTAAGTTAAAGAAATTGAAAGGGCAGTTGAAAAAGCTTAATAAGAATGAGTTCAATGATATTGAAAATAATAGCTCTATTACTTACATGGCCTTGACTCAAATTCAGGAAAATCTTAGGGCTAATCCTATGGATCCTGAGCTTATTGATGCTGAGAGGGCCTTTGCTCAGGA TATAAGAAGTAGACGTTGCAGAAATAAGGTTATCCAGATTGATGATTTGAATGGTGTGTGTCAGAAAGATGGTTATGGCATTAATACAGCTTTTGTTGAGTACTTTATTAATATTCTGGGGACTAGCAAGGATGTTATTGATGTTCATGCTGCTACTGTTAGAAGAGGGAAGTTGATCACTACTGAGATGCACTATGTCTTGCTTAAACCTGTGACTGCAGAGGAGATTAAGCAGGCTATGTTTTCTATTCCAGGGACCAAAGCACTAGGCCCTAATGGATACTCTAGTCAGTTTTTTAAAGACAACTGGGAGATTACTGGTGGGGGTGTGATTGATGCTGTAATGGATTTTTTTACAGCATGGCAAGCTATTGAAACAAGTGAACAACACAGTGCTGACATTAATCCCAAAAGTTGA
- the LOC141641412 gene encoding uncharacterized protein LOC141641412 has protein sequence MGSFFGFFKAKRGIRQGDPLSPLLFTICMEYLSRVLLVIQEREGFKFHPLCKPLKLSHLCFVDDLLMLCKREKRVVIMMLRAFETLSKASGLCMNKSKSCIYSNGVLRDIISKILHISGMGEGKLPFRYLGVPIDAKILSSLDCSILVDRVCERIRAIGTRKLSYAGRLVLTKSVLSTLHCYWARIFILPVSILDKVEAICRSFLWQGKEYVNSPPLIAWNICCKSKKNGGLGVIDLRRWNKAALGKYIWWISHKKDHLLVKWVHAIYIKNSDWMNYQPKADSSWSWRKICSVKDHLKAGYQGIWWLQAGNNYTIKQGYQWLGTSDCSQDWAKFVWNNLSVPKHYFIKCLVAHRRLLTMDRLHNMHLCSDKMCVLCGVADEDHSHLFFQCDFSRRCLQLVIQNLGIQIPVSDFVQWWLRAKVKSLLRKKILAAMIQGLVYKIWEMKNRCRIDHVIGRSEFIVRQLREEISSRVLRNCNAMNRDMVRQWLNM, from the coding sequence ATGgggagtttttttggtttttttaaagCTAAAAGAGGGATTAGACAGGGTGACCCACTCTCTCCTCTTTTATTCACCATCTGTATGGAATATTTGAGCAGGGTGCTGTTAGTGATCCAGGAAAGAGAGGGATTTAAATTTCATCCCCTTTGTAAACCTTTGAAGTTGTCTCATTTATGTTTTGTGGATGATTTGCTGATGTTATGCAAAAGGGAGAAAAGAGTGGTAATTATGATGTTAAGGGCCTTTGAAACATTGTCCAAAGCTTCTGGATTGTGTATGAATAAGAGTAAATCTTGTATTTACAGTAATGGGGTTTTAAGAGATATTATATCTAAGATTCTGCATATTAGTGGCATGGGGGAAGGGAAACTTCCCTTCAGGTACCTTGGGGTCCCTATTGATGCTAAGATATTGTCTTCTCTTGACTGCTCCATTCTGGTTGATAGAGTGTGTGAGAGGATTAGAGCAATTGGAACGAGGAAATTGTCTTATGCAGGTAGACTTGTTCTCACTAAGTCTGTTCTGAGTACATTACATTGCTATTGGGCAAGAATTTTTATTCTTCCAGTAAGTATTCTTGACAAGGTGGAAGCCATTTGCAGAAGCTTTCTTTGGCAAGGGAAAGAATATGTTAATTCTCCTCCTTTGATTGCCTGGAATATCTGCTGCAAAAGTAAAAAGAATGGAGGCCTGGGTGTTATTGATTTGAGAAGATGGAACAAAGCAGCTTTAGGAAAGTATATCTGGTGGATAAGTCATAAAAAGGACCATTTATTGGTCAAATGGGTCCATGCCATCTATATTAAAAACTCTGATTGGATGAATTATCAACCTAAAGCTGATTCTAGCTGGTCATGGCGCAAAATATGTAGTGTCAAGGATCATCTTAAAGCTGGTTACCAGGGTATTTGGTGGTTGCAGGCTGGTAATAATTATACCATTAAGCAAGGGTACCAATGGTTGGGTACTTCTGATTGTTCACAGGATTGGGCCAAATTTGTGTGGAATAACTTGAGTGTACCTAAACATTATTTCATTAAGTGTTTAGTTGCACACAGGAGACTCCTCACAATGGATAGATTACATAATATGCACCTATGCTCTGATAAAATGTGTGTATTATGTGGAGTTGCAGATGAAGATCATAGCCATTTATTCTTCCAATGTGATTTCAGTAGAAGATGTTTACAGCTGGTGATTCAAAATTTGGGCATTCAAATTCCTGTTTCTGATTTTGTTCAATGGTGGTTGCGTGCTAAAGTCAAGAGCCTATTAAGAAAGAAGATTTTGGCAGCTATGATTCAAGGTCTAGTTTATAAGATTTGGGAGATGAAGAATAGATGTAGAATTGACCATGTAATTGGCAGGTCTGAGTTTATTGTCAGGCAGCTAAGAGAGGAAATCAGTAGTCGAGTGCTTCGTAATTGTAATGCTATGAACAGGGACATGGTTAGACAATGGCTGAACATGTAG